In the genome of Globicephala melas chromosome 3, mGloMel1.2, whole genome shotgun sequence, one region contains:
- the PTBP1 gene encoding polypyrimidine tract-binding protein 1 isoform X2 gives MDGIVPDIAVGTKRGSDELFSACVTNGPFIMSSNSASTANGNDSKKFKGDNRSTGVPSRVIHIRKLPSDVTEGEVISLGLPFGKVTNLLMLKGKNQAFIEMNTEEAANTMVNYYTSVTPVLRGQPIYIQFSNHKELKTDSSPNQARAQAALQAVNSVQSGNLALAASAAAVDAGMAMAGQSPVLRIIVENLFYPVTLDVLHQIFSKFGTVLKIITFTKNSQFQALLQFAEPASAQHAKLSLDGQNIYNACCTLRIDFSKLTSLNVKYNNDKSRDYTRPDLPSGDSQPSLDQTMAAAFGLSVPNVHGALAPLAIPSAAAAAAAAGRIAIPGLAGAGNAVLLVSNLNPERVTPQSLFILFGVYGDVQRVKILFNKKENALVQMADGSQAQLAMSHLNGHKLHGKPVRITLSKHQNVQLPREGQEDQGLTKDYGNSPLHRFKKPGSKNFQNIFPPSATLHLSNIPPSISEDDLKILFSSNGGIVKGFKFFQKDRKMALIQMGSVEEAIQALIDLHNHDLGENHHLRVSFSKSTI, from the exons CGGGGATCTGACGAGCTCTTCTCTGCCTGTGTCACTAACGGACCCTTTATCATGAGCAGTAACTCGGCCTCCACAG CAAATGGAAACGACAGCAAGAAGTTCAAAGGGGACAACAGGAGCACAGGCGTGCCCTCCAGGGTGATCCACATCCGAAAGCTGCCCAGTGACGTCACTGAGGGAGAGGTCATCTCCTTGGGGCTGCCCTTCGGGAAGGTCACCAATCTCCTGATGTTGAAAGGGAAGAACCAG gcctTCATCGAGATGAACACGGAGGAGGCTGCCAACACCATGGTGAACTACTATACGTCGGTGACGCCCGTACTGCGCGGCCAGCCCATCTACATCCAGTTCTCCAACCACAAGGAGCTCAAGACAGACAGCTCGCCCAACCAGGCA CGGGCCCAGGCGGCCCTGCAGGCGGTGAACTCAGTCCAGTCGGGAAACCTGGCCCTGGCTGCGTCGGCCGCGGCGGTGGACGCAGGGATGGCAATGGCTGGACAGAGCCCAGTGCTCAGGATCATCGTGGAGAACCTCTTCTACCCGGTGACCCTGGACGTGCTTCACCAG ATCTTCTCCAAGTTCGGCACCGTCCTAAAGATCATCACTTTCACCAAGAACAGTCAGTTCCAGGCGCTGCTGCAGTTCGCCGAGCCCGCGAGCGCCCAGCACGCCAAGCTG TCGCTGGACGGCCAGAACATCTACAACGCCTGCTGCACCCTGCGCATCGACTTCTCCAAGCTCACCAGCCTCAACGTCAAGTACAACAACGATAAGAGCCGCGACTATACACGCCCTGATCTGCCATCTGGCGACAGCCAGCCCTCTCTGGACCAGACCATGGCCGCAGCCTTCG GCCTCTCCGTCCCTAACGTGCACGGGGCCCTGGCTCCTCTGGCCATCCCgtcggcagcggcagcggcagcagcggcgGGCCGGATCGCCATCCCAGGCCTGGCAGGGGCAGGAAATGCTGTCCTGCTGGTCAGCAACCTCAACCCCGAG AGAGTCACACCCCAAAGCCTCTTTATTCTTTTCG GCGTGTACGGCGACGTGCAGCGGGTGAAGATCCTGTTCAACAAGAAGGAGAACGCCCTGGTGCAGATGGCCGACGGGAGCCAGGCCCAGCTGG CCATGAGCCACCTCAATGGGCACAAGCTGCACGGGAAGCCGGTGCGCATCACACTCTCCAAGCACCAGAACGTGCAGCTGCCCCGTGAGGGCCAGGAGGACCAGGGCCTGACCAAGGACTATGGCAACTCGCCCCTGCACCGCTTCAAGAAGCCCGGCTCCAAGAACTTCCAGAACATCTTCCCGCCCTCGGCCACCCTGCACCTCTCCAACATCCC gCCTTCCATCTCTGAGGATGACCTCAAGATTCTCTTCTCCAGCAACGGCGGGATCGTGAAAGGGTTCAAGTTCTTCCA GAAGGACCGCAAAATGGCGCTGATCCAGATGGGCTCCGTGGAGGAGGCCATCCAGGCGCTCATCGACCTGCACAACCACGACCTGGGTGAGAACCACCACCTGCGGGTGTCCTTCTCCAAGTCCACCATCTAG
- the PTBP1 gene encoding polypyrimidine tract-binding protein 1 isoform X1: MDGIVPDIAVGTKRGSDELFSACVTNGPFIMSSNSASTANGNDSKKFKGDNRSTGVPSRVIHIRKLPSDVTEGEVISLGLPFGKVTNLLMLKGKNQAFIEMNTEEAANTMVNYYTSVTPVLRGQPIYIQFSNHKELKTDSSPNQARAQAALQAVNSVQSGNLALAASAAAVDAGMAMAGQSPVLRIIVENLFYPVTLDVLHQIFSKFGTVLKIITFTKNSQFQALLQFAEPASAQHAKLSLDGQNIYNACCTLRIDFSKLTSLNVKYNNDKSRDYTRPDLPSGDSQPSLDQTMAAAFGAPGIMSASPYAGAGFPPTFAIPQAAGLSVPNVHGALAPLAIPSAAAAAAAAGRIAIPGLAGAGNAVLLVSNLNPERVTPQSLFILFGVYGDVQRVKILFNKKENALVQMADGSQAQLAMSHLNGHKLHGKPVRITLSKHQNVQLPREGQEDQGLTKDYGNSPLHRFKKPGSKNFQNIFPPSATLHLSNIPPSISEDDLKILFSSNGGIVKGFKFFQKDRKMALIQMGSVEEAIQALIDLHNHDLGENHHLRVSFSKSTI; encoded by the exons CGGGGATCTGACGAGCTCTTCTCTGCCTGTGTCACTAACGGACCCTTTATCATGAGCAGTAACTCGGCCTCCACAG CAAATGGAAACGACAGCAAGAAGTTCAAAGGGGACAACAGGAGCACAGGCGTGCCCTCCAGGGTGATCCACATCCGAAAGCTGCCCAGTGACGTCACTGAGGGAGAGGTCATCTCCTTGGGGCTGCCCTTCGGGAAGGTCACCAATCTCCTGATGTTGAAAGGGAAGAACCAG gcctTCATCGAGATGAACACGGAGGAGGCTGCCAACACCATGGTGAACTACTATACGTCGGTGACGCCCGTACTGCGCGGCCAGCCCATCTACATCCAGTTCTCCAACCACAAGGAGCTCAAGACAGACAGCTCGCCCAACCAGGCA CGGGCCCAGGCGGCCCTGCAGGCGGTGAACTCAGTCCAGTCGGGAAACCTGGCCCTGGCTGCGTCGGCCGCGGCGGTGGACGCAGGGATGGCAATGGCTGGACAGAGCCCAGTGCTCAGGATCATCGTGGAGAACCTCTTCTACCCGGTGACCCTGGACGTGCTTCACCAG ATCTTCTCCAAGTTCGGCACCGTCCTAAAGATCATCACTTTCACCAAGAACAGTCAGTTCCAGGCGCTGCTGCAGTTCGCCGAGCCCGCGAGCGCCCAGCACGCCAAGCTG TCGCTGGACGGCCAGAACATCTACAACGCCTGCTGCACCCTGCGCATCGACTTCTCCAAGCTCACCAGCCTCAACGTCAAGTACAACAACGATAAGAGCCGCGACTATACACGCCCTGATCTGCCATCTGGCGACAGCCAGCCCTCTCTGGACCAGACCATGGCCGCAGCCTTCG gtgcgCCTGGTATAATGTCAGCCTCTCCGTACGCAGGAGCTGGTTTCCCTCCCACCTTTGCCATTCCTCAAGCCGCAG GCCTCTCCGTCCCTAACGTGCACGGGGCCCTGGCTCCTCTGGCCATCCCgtcggcagcggcagcggcagcagcggcgGGCCGGATCGCCATCCCAGGCCTGGCAGGGGCAGGAAATGCTGTCCTGCTGGTCAGCAACCTCAACCCCGAG AGAGTCACACCCCAAAGCCTCTTTATTCTTTTCG GCGTGTACGGCGACGTGCAGCGGGTGAAGATCCTGTTCAACAAGAAGGAGAACGCCCTGGTGCAGATGGCCGACGGGAGCCAGGCCCAGCTGG CCATGAGCCACCTCAATGGGCACAAGCTGCACGGGAAGCCGGTGCGCATCACACTCTCCAAGCACCAGAACGTGCAGCTGCCCCGTGAGGGCCAGGAGGACCAGGGCCTGACCAAGGACTATGGCAACTCGCCCCTGCACCGCTTCAAGAAGCCCGGCTCCAAGAACTTCCAGAACATCTTCCCGCCCTCGGCCACCCTGCACCTCTCCAACATCCC gCCTTCCATCTCTGAGGATGACCTCAAGATTCTCTTCTCCAGCAACGGCGGGATCGTGAAAGGGTTCAAGTTCTTCCA GAAGGACCGCAAAATGGCGCTGATCCAGATGGGCTCCGTGGAGGAGGCCATCCAGGCGCTCATCGACCTGCACAACCACGACCTGGGTGAGAACCACCACCTGCGGGTGTCCTTCTCCAAGTCCACCATCTAG
- the PTBP1 gene encoding polypyrimidine tract-binding protein 1 isoform X3 has product MSSNSASTANGNDSKKFKGDNRSTGVPSRVIHIRKLPSDVTEGEVISLGLPFGKVTNLLMLKGKNQAFIEMNTEEAANTMVNYYTSVTPVLRGQPIYIQFSNHKELKTDSSPNQARAQAALQAVNSVQSGNLALAASAAAVDAGMAMAGQSPVLRIIVENLFYPVTLDVLHQIFSKFGTVLKIITFTKNSQFQALLQFAEPASAQHAKLSLDGQNIYNACCTLRIDFSKLTSLNVKYNNDKSRDYTRPDLPSGDSQPSLDQTMAAAFGAPGIMSASPYAGAGFPPTFAIPQAAGLSVPNVHGALAPLAIPSAAAAAAAAGRIAIPGLAGAGNAVLLVSNLNPERVTPQSLFILFGVYGDVQRVKILFNKKENALVQMADGSQAQLAMSHLNGHKLHGKPVRITLSKHQNVQLPREGQEDQGLTKDYGNSPLHRFKKPGSKNFQNIFPPSATLHLSNIPPSISEDDLKILFSSNGGIVKGFKFFQKDRKMALIQMGSVEEAIQALIDLHNHDLGENHHLRVSFSKSTI; this is encoded by the exons ATGAGCAGTAACTCGGCCTCCACAG CAAATGGAAACGACAGCAAGAAGTTCAAAGGGGACAACAGGAGCACAGGCGTGCCCTCCAGGGTGATCCACATCCGAAAGCTGCCCAGTGACGTCACTGAGGGAGAGGTCATCTCCTTGGGGCTGCCCTTCGGGAAGGTCACCAATCTCCTGATGTTGAAAGGGAAGAACCAG gcctTCATCGAGATGAACACGGAGGAGGCTGCCAACACCATGGTGAACTACTATACGTCGGTGACGCCCGTACTGCGCGGCCAGCCCATCTACATCCAGTTCTCCAACCACAAGGAGCTCAAGACAGACAGCTCGCCCAACCAGGCA CGGGCCCAGGCGGCCCTGCAGGCGGTGAACTCAGTCCAGTCGGGAAACCTGGCCCTGGCTGCGTCGGCCGCGGCGGTGGACGCAGGGATGGCAATGGCTGGACAGAGCCCAGTGCTCAGGATCATCGTGGAGAACCTCTTCTACCCGGTGACCCTGGACGTGCTTCACCAG ATCTTCTCCAAGTTCGGCACCGTCCTAAAGATCATCACTTTCACCAAGAACAGTCAGTTCCAGGCGCTGCTGCAGTTCGCCGAGCCCGCGAGCGCCCAGCACGCCAAGCTG TCGCTGGACGGCCAGAACATCTACAACGCCTGCTGCACCCTGCGCATCGACTTCTCCAAGCTCACCAGCCTCAACGTCAAGTACAACAACGATAAGAGCCGCGACTATACACGCCCTGATCTGCCATCTGGCGACAGCCAGCCCTCTCTGGACCAGACCATGGCCGCAGCCTTCG gtgcgCCTGGTATAATGTCAGCCTCTCCGTACGCAGGAGCTGGTTTCCCTCCCACCTTTGCCATTCCTCAAGCCGCAG GCCTCTCCGTCCCTAACGTGCACGGGGCCCTGGCTCCTCTGGCCATCCCgtcggcagcggcagcggcagcagcggcgGGCCGGATCGCCATCCCAGGCCTGGCAGGGGCAGGAAATGCTGTCCTGCTGGTCAGCAACCTCAACCCCGAG AGAGTCACACCCCAAAGCCTCTTTATTCTTTTCG GCGTGTACGGCGACGTGCAGCGGGTGAAGATCCTGTTCAACAAGAAGGAGAACGCCCTGGTGCAGATGGCCGACGGGAGCCAGGCCCAGCTGG CCATGAGCCACCTCAATGGGCACAAGCTGCACGGGAAGCCGGTGCGCATCACACTCTCCAAGCACCAGAACGTGCAGCTGCCCCGTGAGGGCCAGGAGGACCAGGGCCTGACCAAGGACTATGGCAACTCGCCCCTGCACCGCTTCAAGAAGCCCGGCTCCAAGAACTTCCAGAACATCTTCCCGCCCTCGGCCACCCTGCACCTCTCCAACATCCC gCCTTCCATCTCTGAGGATGACCTCAAGATTCTCTTCTCCAGCAACGGCGGGATCGTGAAAGGGTTCAAGTTCTTCCA GAAGGACCGCAAAATGGCGCTGATCCAGATGGGCTCCGTGGAGGAGGCCATCCAGGCGCTCATCGACCTGCACAACCACGACCTGGGTGAGAACCACCACCTGCGGGTGTCCTTCTCCAAGTCCACCATCTAG